A stretch of the Myxococcales bacterium genome encodes the following:
- a CDS encoding ferrous iron transporter B gives MTADCHQDAVTRDAAPALHRVALVGRPNSGKSSLYNVLTGGHANVGNFPGITVDVLEANVALSGGGEATLYDLPGLYSLESAHDPETDEGVARAFIERESARPGFALVQVLDGSQLALGLRLTRELAAAQWPLYLVVTQIDVLEGDGRHLDERRLEDELGVPVLGVSARRADCRERVLALLATRAPASPRADFDPAALALEVAPARETQGAGFTQRADRTLMHPVLGPLIFLAIMSALFSIVFLVADPASAAMDAALGFARTRLGARLGQNLVSSFLVDGVLSGAGTVLAFMPQIVLLSVALDLLEASGYLSRGAFLVDRVLRLLGLSGRAFLPLLMGHACAVPAISSTRIVRDPRERLTTILVLPLMTCSARIPTYALLISTFFAARGPVFRAGVFLGLYAAGVLAGLLASQALRRTATKGRSLPLVLELPRYRLPEWRVVLGKAQRASRRFLRDVGTTIVVASTVLWVLLKVPAPTVLQRPDATTAIERSVAATVGHALEPVTRPAGFDWRINVGLIGSFGARELMVGTLGVIFGLEDLDEDDPSPLSAQLRDAKKPDGTPRYGTANALALLAFFVVACQCVSTVAAIRRETKTLRWPVFVLAYTYAVAYVLAVIVFQAARAFT, from the coding sequence ATGACGGCCGACTGCCACCAGGACGCGGTCACCCGCGACGCGGCGCCGGCGCTTCACCGCGTGGCCCTGGTCGGGCGCCCGAACTCGGGCAAGAGCTCGCTCTACAACGTCCTCACCGGCGGGCACGCGAACGTCGGAAATTTCCCTGGGATCACCGTCGACGTGCTCGAAGCCAATGTCGCGCTGAGCGGCGGGGGCGAGGCGACGCTCTACGACTTGCCGGGGCTCTACTCCCTCGAGTCCGCGCACGATCCCGAAACCGACGAGGGGGTCGCGCGCGCGTTCATCGAGCGAGAGAGCGCGCGGCCCGGCTTCGCCCTCGTGCAGGTGCTCGACGGCTCGCAGCTCGCGCTCGGGCTCCGGCTCACCCGAGAGCTGGCGGCGGCGCAGTGGCCGCTCTATCTCGTCGTGACCCAGATCGACGTCCTCGAAGGCGACGGTCGACACCTCGACGAACGGCGCCTCGAGGACGAGCTCGGGGTGCCGGTGCTGGGCGTGAGCGCGAGGCGCGCCGACTGCCGCGAGCGCGTCCTCGCCTTGCTCGCGACCCGGGCGCCGGCCTCGCCGCGAGCGGACTTCGACCCCGCGGCCCTCGCGCTCGAGGTCGCGCCGGCCCGCGAGACGCAGGGTGCAGGGTTCACCCAGCGCGCCGACCGCACCCTCATGCACCCGGTGCTGGGGCCCCTCATTTTCCTCGCGATCATGAGCGCGCTCTTCTCGATCGTGTTCCTCGTGGCCGACCCTGCCAGCGCCGCGATGGACGCCGCGCTCGGGTTCGCGCGCACGCGGCTCGGGGCGCGCCTCGGGCAGAACCTCGTCTCGTCCTTCCTCGTCGACGGCGTGCTCAGTGGCGCCGGCACCGTGCTCGCGTTCATGCCGCAGATCGTGCTGCTCAGCGTCGCGCTCGATCTCCTCGAGGCGAGCGGCTACCTGTCGCGCGGCGCGTTCTTGGTCGACCGCGTGCTGCGTCTCCTCGGTCTCAGCGGCCGCGCCTTCCTGCCGCTCCTCATGGGGCACGCGTGCGCGGTGCCGGCCATCTCCTCCACGCGCATCGTCCGCGATCCGCGCGAGCGCCTCACCACGATCCTCGTGCTGCCGCTCATGACCTGTTCGGCGCGCATCCCCACGTACGCGCTGCTGATTTCGACGTTCTTCGCCGCGCGTGGGCCGGTGTTCCGCGCCGGCGTGTTCCTCGGGCTCTACGCGGCGGGCGTGCTCGCGGGCCTCCTCGCGTCGCAGGCCCTGCGCCGCACCGCCACGAAGGGGCGCTCGCTGCCGCTCGTGCTCGAGCTGCCCCGCTACCGCCTCCCGGAGTGGCGGGTGGTGCTCGGCAAGGCCCAGCGCGCCTCTCGACGTTTCCTCCGCGACGTCGGCACCACCATCGTGGTCGCGTCGACGGTGCTCTGGGTGCTGCTCAAGGTGCCGGCGCCCACCGTGCTCCAGCGACCCGACGCGACCACCGCGATCGAGCGCTCGGTCGCGGCCACCGTGGGGCACGCGCTCGAGCCCGTGACGCGCCCGGCGGGCTTCGACTGGCGCATCAACGTCGGCCTCATCGGCTCGTTCGGCGCGCGCGAGCTCATGGTGGGCACCCTCGGCGTCATCTTCGGCCTCGAGGACCTCGACGAGGACGATCCGTCGCCGCTCTCGGCCCAGCTTCGCGACGCGAAAAAGCCAGACGGGACGCCACGTTATGGCACGGCCAACGCCCTCGCGCTGCTCGCCTTCTTCGTCGTCGCGTGCCAGTGCGTGAGCACGGTGGCCGCGATCCGACGCGAGACGAAGACCCTGCGCTGGCCCGTGTTCGTGCTCGCCTACACCTACGCGGTCGCCTACGTGCTCGCGGTGATCGTGTTCCAAGCGGCGCGCGCGTTCACGTAG
- a CDS encoding HAMP domain-containing histidine kinase: MTPAKGPGLRLQIVLSLAGVLLLSYVPLFFAIASVTSATLLASRERAAHSIGRAVASHVAHATETGQLADLDAVLTADVGSGGARAIAVFDLSGQRVVEAGELAELARLEAPPRPYRESARPAHGARGRALDVVLPAKAAAVVVRVATDEESVNAAPLVKVVALYMLVFAIALLAFAYFVLTRVLVRPIEELSGAAERVARGARVLEVPRRGAREVIELGRAVDAMASKLLDDEQALRAKVEELTRMTTTLTEARAQLARSEQLASVGRLSAGLAHEIGNPLTAVLAMLDLVADPELPVEERQDFIARMKRETERIHGILRDLLDFARPEASAAASERGASARLEDVLADLEALALPQRPFRDAALVVRVEEGTPRVGMSASRLLQVLLNLVMNAADAVASAEGPREIRVLARSAGERVEVRVEDTGPGVPTSLASRVFEPFVTTKDVGQGTGLGLAVCRGLVESAGGTITLDPAYEGGARFVVTLPAESE; encoded by the coding sequence GTGACACCCGCCAAGGGCCCCGGCCTCCGCCTCCAGATCGTGCTCTCGCTGGCCGGGGTGCTGCTCCTCTCCTACGTGCCGCTCTTCTTCGCGATCGCGAGCGTCACCAGCGCGACGCTGCTCGCCTCGCGCGAGCGCGCCGCCCACTCGATCGGCCGCGCCGTCGCCTCGCACGTGGCCCACGCGACCGAGACGGGCCAGCTCGCCGATCTCGACGCGGTGCTGACGGCCGACGTGGGCAGCGGCGGCGCCCGCGCGATCGCCGTGTTCGACCTCTCCGGCCAGCGCGTCGTGGAGGCCGGTGAGCTCGCCGAGCTCGCGCGGCTCGAGGCGCCGCCGCGCCCCTACCGCGAGTCCGCGCGGCCCGCCCACGGCGCGCGCGGGCGTGCCCTCGACGTCGTCCTCCCCGCCAAAGCCGCCGCGGTCGTCGTGCGCGTGGCCACCGACGAGGAGTCCGTGAACGCGGCGCCGCTCGTGAAGGTCGTTGCACTCTACATGCTCGTGTTCGCGATCGCGCTGCTCGCGTTCGCCTACTTCGTGCTCACGCGCGTGCTCGTGCGCCCGATCGAAGAGCTCTCGGGCGCCGCCGAGCGCGTGGCCCGAGGTGCGCGCGTGCTCGAGGTGCCGCGGCGTGGCGCTCGCGAGGTCATCGAGCTCGGCCGCGCGGTCGACGCGATGGCCTCGAAGCTGCTCGACGACGAGCAGGCGCTCCGCGCGAAGGTCGAAGAGCTCACGCGCATGACGACGACGCTCACGGAGGCGCGCGCGCAGCTCGCACGGAGCGAGCAGCTCGCCAGCGTCGGGCGGCTCTCCGCGGGGCTCGCGCACGAGATCGGCAACCCGCTCACCGCCGTGCTCGCGATGCTCGACCTCGTGGCCGACCCCGAGCTGCCCGTGGAGGAGCGCCAGGACTTCATCGCGCGCATGAAGCGCGAGACCGAGCGCATTCACGGCATCTTGCGGGATCTGCTCGACTTCGCGCGGCCCGAAGCGAGCGCCGCGGCCAGCGAGCGCGGGGCGAGCGCGCGGCTCGAGGACGTACTCGCGGATCTCGAGGCGCTCGCGCTCCCGCAGCGTCCGTTCCGGGACGCGGCGCTCGTCGTGCGCGTCGAGGAGGGCACGCCACGCGTAGGTATGTCCGCGTCACGCCTGCTGCAGGTGCTGCTGAACCTCGTGATGAACGCCGCCGACGCGGTGGCCTCGGCCGAGGGACCCCGCGAAATCCGGGTGCTCGCGCGGAGCGCGGGCGAGCGCGTCGAGGTGCGTGTAGAGGACACGGGCCCGGGCGTGCCGACGTCGCTGGCCTCGCGGGTGTTCGAGCCCTTCGTCACCACGAAAGACGTTGGCCAAGGCACGGGCCTCGGCCTCGCGGTGTGTCGTGGGCTCGTGGAGTCGGCCGGCGGCACCATCACGCTCGATCCGGCCTACGAGGGGGGCGCGCGCTTCGTCGTCACGCTCCCGGCCGAGAGCGAATAG
- a CDS encoding polysaccharide deacetylase family protein, with protein sequence MAPARVAYFAATVGLFAVPVWSLARAPLPLGLLLGLLLTYGALTTLGVLFLGLQMYVDAVIRGPRGARGLVLTFDDGPHPVHTRAVLDALDAKSVQGTFFVIARKAEQHPELVREIVARGHVVGLHSYAHDRLFSLRSASAVRRDLTQGIAALEAMTGERPRLFRPPIGHTSPIIARVVDELDLTVVGWSVRARDGLASTTPADVLRRVLPGAEDGAIVLLHDAAEQGDREPAGVRALPSLLDRLEAERMPVVPLEVFLRDA encoded by the coding sequence ATGGCGCCGGCGCGGGTGGCCTACTTCGCCGCGACCGTAGGGCTCTTCGCCGTGCCGGTGTGGAGCCTCGCGCGCGCGCCGCTCCCGCTCGGCCTGCTGCTCGGGTTGCTCCTCACGTACGGTGCGCTCACCACGCTCGGTGTGCTCTTCCTCGGTCTCCAGATGTACGTGGACGCGGTGATCCGTGGGCCGCGCGGCGCCCGCGGCCTTGTGCTCACGTTCGACGACGGCCCGCACCCGGTCCACACCCGCGCGGTGCTCGACGCGCTCGACGCGAAGTCCGTGCAGGGTACATTCTTCGTCATCGCGCGAAAGGCCGAGCAGCACCCCGAGCTCGTGCGCGAGATCGTGGCGCGCGGGCACGTGGTGGGGCTGCACTCGTACGCGCACGACCGCCTCTTCTCGCTGCGGTCGGCGAGCGCGGTGCGGCGCGATCTGACGCAGGGCATCGCGGCGCTGGAGGCCATGACGGGGGAGCGCCCGCGGCTCTTTCGGCCGCCGATCGGGCACACGAGCCCGATCATCGCGCGGGTCGTCGACGAGCTCGACCTCACGGTCGTTGGGTGGAGCGTGCGCGCGCGCGACGGGCTCGCGAGCACCACCCCGGCGGACGTGCTGCGCCGCGTGCTCCCCGGCGCAGAGGACGGCGCGATCGTGCTCCTCCACGACGCGGCGGAGCAGGGCGATCGCGAGCCCGCCGGAGTGCGCGCGCTGCCCTCGCTGCTCGACCGACTCGAGGCGGAGCGCATGCCGGTCGTGCCGCTCGAGGTGTTCCTCCGGGACGCGTGA
- a CDS encoding ATP-dependent RecD-like DNA helicase, with product MRWWSAPSGSSVMRRVCPSALPRPSDIRAAPRRSRLRRVFRASPRAVVHSAPMPATLEGQVLRVTFESETTGFRVVRVAVAERPEPVTVVGVFPRVYSGADVRVTGSFERDPTHGEQLRADGLTVLEPKTLDGLERYLGSGIVQGIGPSYAKRIVEAFGTSTLRVLDESPERLHEVSGLGKRRVEAIAHAWRDNRALHDVMVFLQTHGATPALAARIVRRYGPRAAQIVADEPYRLALEVAGIGFLTADRIAASVGVARDAPLRHQAGLVHTLRQETDRGHTFTVSDALFEAAREHLGRRALDGTDDDALERALHALVVAGYVVVDRGENDSKNVYLIDLFEAEARLARRFVALARSAPARPLVLTDEAVARVEKSAGVPLSEEQREALAAAARSPVLVVTGGPGVGKTTLLRAILAVYREARLTVRLAAPTGRAAKRMAESSGGEATTLHRLLEVDPKTGQFKRDERAPLEGDAFVVDETSMVDVRLADALLRAVPDGRRLVLLGDVDQLPSVGPGAVLYDVIASGVVPVVRLTQIFRQSATSKIVLAAHAINQGEAPESAKRGEESDFFVIASRDAKTTLELVRELVLRRIPAKFGLDPTRDVQVLTPMNRGPLGALALNQVLQAALNPPPAAGSAGLERRGRTFRAGDKVMQLRNDYDKAVFNGDMGVVDRLLPEGAGLVVTYPDREVEYELSHLDDLTLAYACTIHKSQGSEYPAVVVPLSSSHFVMLAKNLVYTAVTRGRRLVVLVAEPRALGLALSPERWREERRAGLGRRLVQEARR from the coding sequence ATGCGCTGGTGGAGCGCGCCGAGCGGCTCGTCGGTCATGCGCCGAGTCTGCCCTAGCGCGCTCCCCCGGCCGAGCGATATCCGCGCCGCGCCCCGCCGGTCCCGCCTGCGCCGCGTTTTTCGGGCCTCGCCGCGCGCGGTCGTGCACAGTGCGCCCATGCCCGCCACGCTCGAAGGCCAGGTCCTTCGCGTCACCTTCGAGAGCGAGACCACAGGCTTTCGCGTGGTGCGCGTCGCGGTCGCGGAGCGACCCGAGCCGGTCACGGTGGTCGGCGTGTTCCCGCGCGTGTATTCGGGCGCCGACGTGCGCGTCACCGGCTCGTTCGAGCGTGACCCTACCCACGGCGAGCAGCTCCGCGCGGACGGCCTCACGGTGCTCGAGCCGAAGACCCTCGACGGGCTCGAGCGGTACCTCGGCTCGGGGATCGTGCAGGGCATCGGCCCCTCGTACGCGAAGCGCATCGTCGAGGCCTTCGGCACGTCCACTCTGCGCGTGCTCGACGAGAGCCCCGAGCGGCTCCACGAGGTCTCGGGGCTGGGCAAGCGCCGCGTCGAGGCGATCGCCCACGCGTGGCGTGACAACCGCGCCCTCCACGACGTGATGGTGTTCCTCCAGACCCACGGCGCGACGCCCGCGCTCGCCGCGCGCATCGTGCGGAGATACGGGCCGCGCGCCGCGCAGATCGTCGCCGACGAGCCGTATCGCCTCGCCCTCGAGGTCGCCGGCATCGGCTTCCTGACGGCCGACCGTATCGCCGCGTCCGTGGGGGTCGCGCGCGACGCACCGCTCCGCCACCAAGCCGGCCTCGTACACACGCTCCGGCAGGAGACCGATCGCGGTCACACGTTCACCGTGAGTGACGCGCTCTTCGAGGCGGCCCGCGAGCACCTCGGCCGCCGCGCCCTCGACGGCACCGACGACGACGCGCTCGAGCGCGCGCTCCACGCCCTCGTGGTGGCCGGCTACGTGGTCGTCGATCGCGGCGAAAATGACAGCAAGAACGTATACTTGATTGATCTGTTCGAGGCCGAGGCCCGCCTCGCGCGGCGCTTCGTGGCGCTCGCTCGCAGCGCGCCGGCGCGGCCGCTCGTGCTCACCGACGAGGCGGTCGCGCGCGTCGAGAAGAGCGCGGGGGTTCCCCTGTCGGAGGAGCAGCGCGAGGCGCTCGCCGCCGCGGCGCGCTCACCTGTGCTCGTCGTCACGGGCGGTCCGGGGGTGGGGAAGACCACGCTGCTCCGGGCCATCCTCGCGGTGTACCGCGAGGCGCGCCTCACCGTGCGGCTCGCGGCCCCGACCGGGCGCGCGGCGAAGCGCATGGCCGAGTCGTCCGGCGGCGAGGCGACCACGCTGCACAGGCTGCTCGAGGTCGACCCGAAGACCGGCCAGTTCAAGCGCGACGAGCGCGCGCCGCTCGAGGGCGACGCCTTCGTCGTCGACGAGACCAGCATGGTGGACGTGCGCCTCGCCGACGCGCTCCTCCGCGCGGTGCCCGACGGGCGCCGGCTCGTGCTGCTCGGGGACGTGGATCAGCTCCCCAGCGTAGGGCCCGGCGCCGTGCTCTACGACGTCATCGCGTCGGGCGTCGTGCCCGTGGTGCGCCTCACCCAGATCTTTCGTCAGAGCGCGACGAGCAAGATCGTGCTGGCGGCGCACGCCATCAACCAGGGCGAGGCGCCGGAGTCCGCCAAGCGCGGCGAGGAGTCCGACTTCTTCGTCATAGCCTCGCGGGACGCGAAGACCACGCTGGAGCTCGTGCGCGAGCTGGTCCTGCGGCGCATCCCCGCGAAGTTCGGCCTCGACCCCACGCGCGACGTCCAGGTGCTCACGCCCATGAACCGCGGCCCGCTCGGTGCGCTCGCGCTCAACCAGGTGCTCCAGGCCGCGCTGAACCCGCCCCCCGCGGCGGGCTCGGCGGGGCTCGAGCGCCGCGGGCGCACCTTCCGCGCGGGCGACAAGGTCATGCAGCTGCGGAACGACTACGACAAGGCCGTGTTCAACGGCGACATGGGGGTCGTCGATCGCCTCCTGCCCGAGGGCGCGGGCCTCGTGGTGACCTACCCGGACCGCGAGGTGGAGTACGAGCTGTCGCACCTCGACGATCTCACGCTCGCCTATGCGTGTACAATACATAAATCGCAGGGCAGCGAGTACCCCGCGGTGGTCGTGCCGCTCTCGTCGTCGCACTTCGTGATGTTGGCCAAGAACCTCGTGTACACGGCGGTCACGCGGGGTCGGCGCCTCGTGGTGCTGGTCGCCGAGCCGCGCGCACTCGGGCTCGCCCTCTCCCCCGAGCGGTGGAGGGAGGAGCGCCGCGCGGGCCTCGGGCGGCGCCTCGTGCAGGAAGCCCGGCGGTAG